A stretch of DNA from Micromonospora peucetia:
GAGCAGGCATCCTGATCTACCGAGTTGAGTGCGTTGGTTTTCCGGACGATGTAGGGTTTTCTGTCGGTTTAACGGAAGGCGATCACCGTTCCGATCGCGGCGGTGGCTGGTACGAAAAGCTCTCCGGATGCTGCTCGACAGAGCGGAACCTTATTGGTTTGGAGGAGGTCCTTCGTCGCGGCTAGGTCGCGGACTTCGACCGTGTAGGCAACGAGGGCGGGCAGTGCCGGTGGTTGCTGTCCGGGCAGAGCCTCGGCGAGGCGGGATGCCTGCACCAGGGTCAGTGTTGCCGCGCCTAGATCGAACACATACCCACGCCCGTTGGCCCTGGGTGTGCGGTCAAGGTAAGCCTCGTAGCGTGTCCGGACAGCGTCCAACCCAGAGTCGGCGATGCCGAGCGTAGCGTCGACGAGACCGAAGGCGCCGTTGGGATGGTCGGCCGCGCGGGAGCTCTGGATTCCGGGATCCAGATCCGCGGCGACGCCGATCCTGCCTTCTGCCTCCACGCCAGGTTGGACGCCGTCGATCTCCAGATATCGGACTGTTTCGACTCGGGGGCCTACTGGGCGTCGCACGGTGTTGACCCCGCCGTGCTTTATCCCGGAGTTCGTTAGACGAGCTGCCGTCGCCTCGATATCGGACGAGGACAGCATCAGGATGTGCAGGCCCTCGTACCGGTCCAGGCAGTCGGACAGGTTCGCGCTGGTGGCGTTGATCCGCTCCATCAGCGATGGCAGCACGCTGGGCGGGGCGTTCAGCGGGACCAGTCGCGCGTCGGCAGGCACTCGACTACCTACGCCGTCGACGTTGACGACGGTCACCAGTTCGACGAAGTCCTGAGGAAAGTCGGCGTGGGTGTTGGCTGCGCCGAACGGCTCGAGTGTGCCTCCGTCCTGCGGCACGATCGCGGGATAACTCGGCGTGGGCAGCGCGAACCCTAGCCGTCGATACAGCTTGAGCGCGGCGGTCATATCGCGGACCACGTGACCGATGTGGTGCAGGCGGGTGATCTCAGGAGTCATGTCGACCACGCTAGAAGTAGCCTGACCGTATGGTCAAGCTACTTTGGGGGTGGGTACCCTGAGACGAATGAGCGCGCAGCACGTAGACGGCAGGCGTCTGCGTTACCAGCACCGGCGGCCCGAACTGCTCGATGCCGTGGTCAACTACGTTCTCGCGCATGGGTTAGCGAATCTGGCGATGCGGCCGTTGGCCGAGGCAGTAGGGGTCAGCCACGGGGCTCTGCTGCACCACTTCGGCACAAAGGAGGCCCTCCTCATCGAGGTGACCGATGTGCTTCGCCAGCGGTTGGCCGACGCGGCCGGCCTGGCCGACTCATCCGGCAGCCTGGCCGACCTCGGCTCGTGGTGGCGGCGGTCGATGACCGCAGACCGCCTGCCGGTCTATCGCTTGTTGTTCGAGGTCTACGCTCAGGCCACACGAGAGCCGGAGCGCTACGAGCGTTTCCTTCAGCAAGCAATGCACGACGCGCTTGGGCTCGTACAGCGGCTAGTCTTGGCAGAAGGATGCCCCGGCGAGCAAGCGCCCATGGTCGCATCGATGATCGTGGCCCAGGCACGCGGCCTGCAACTCGATCTCCTGGCTACCAACGACCGCGAACGCGTCGACCACGCCTTCTCTGTCTTCATCGGCCTGATCGACCGCCTGAGGCAAAGCTGGACCGGCGAGCAACCACCAACGCAGCCGCGCTGACGAGGACCGCGAACTCCCACCCCCTCCTCCGAGATCGCTTCGCAGTGCACGCTCATGGCCGCGGGGTGCGCGTTGGACCGCTCGCCGATGTCCGCTAATCCTCGAAGTCGAACGCGAAGGTGCCCGCCTCGATGCGGTCGATGAGTTCGCCGACATCATCGGCTTGTCGGATGGCGTTGTCCCATCCGCTGCTGGTGATGTCGACCAGCAGTACCGGTGCGGGGTCGCTGCGCAGGTCGAGCACGAGCTGTTCACGGGATCCGTCACCGCCGATGATCGCGATGCCGGGGTGCGCGTCGGTGCTCTCGTCCCATGCGTGGTGCAGCTCAAGCATCTCGCGTGGCGTGTTGAGCCAAACATAGGCTCCGCCTGTCATCCACCCTCGCCGGAACCACGACGCACCTTGCAGGTAGGCCCGCCACGCGGCCGGTAGCGCTCTGCCCAGCGCGTGGTGGGCGTCGGTGAACTCCTGGTCGCCCACGGGACCGCGGTAGTCGGCTTCCTCGATGATCGCGCCGACGATGTGGGCGTTGAGGTCGGCAAGCTCCTCTGCGGGGATCCAGTACTCCAGCACGTCGCGGCCACCGACCTGATGAACCTCGTAACGGTCCAGGTACGCACGCTGGACCTCGAACCGGGTCACGTAGCCGACGCCACCGGCAGGAACGTTCCACTCGCGGGCGATCTTTGTGGCGTACCAGCGGTTGAGTACCGGATAGAAGATCGGCTGGTCCGGCAGGCGGGGTGGCCAAGCCCGCCATCCGGACGCCGCGACAAGGTCGAGTTCGGCCTGCCCGGTGGGCCGCCACAGGATGATCGTGTCAGAGGCGTCGATGGGCCTGCTCCCCGCATTGATGGTTATCGCGCGATCGTGGCGAGCCACGCCTGCAACTTTCTGATGCTGTCGGCCCCGGACGTTACCGCGGCCAGTTCGGCCAGGGTCGATGACACATGGAACCCAGGCACGGATCTGCCGCAGCCCGCGCGTCGTGGAGCGCAGCCGGCCGACGGAGGGCAACGCGCAACCGTGTCGTTGACAATGCACAGGTCCAGCCGGCGGCTTGCCGGCAGCCATCGGATGTCGTCGGCGCTAGTCGCCGGGCCGGGTCTCGGGCGGCGAAGGCGAGAGTGCTGCGCTGAAGCGGGCCGCGACCGTGGCCACGGCGGCATGGAGTTCGGGGCCTTCTTCCACAGAGAAGTCGAAGGGGACAACGGCCAGCCACTCCTGGGCGTACATCGCCGGGTTTCGGGTGCTGCCGACCAGTACGCACCGGTCGCCGTCCGGCTCGAGGCGGCCCATCGGTGGCCGGATCCACGGTGCCACCTTTTCCCACGACGCGTGGAACCGCACGCGGGTGCGGTACTTCCATCCTGCGCCGAGGTTTTCCTCAAGTGCGGCAACCGGATCCAGGTCGTCGGGCGGTGTGAAGCCGTGCGGCAGATGCCGCACGGCCCGAACCCGGTCGATACGGTACGTGCGGATCGCGTCCGCGCGGTACGAGTGGCACAGCAGATACCAGCGCCCGTACCGCACCACGACCGCCCACGGGTCGACCTCGGCGTCCCACTCCTCGCCGCTCTTGCCTCGATAGGTGACCAGGACGCGGCGCCGGTCGGCGACGGCGGCGACCAGGGCGCTTGTGGTGGCGGCGTCAGGACGGGCCGAATGTCGGTCAGGGGTGGCCGAGGCGTACGCCCGCAGCGCCGCCGCCTGCCGTCCGACGCTGTCGGGGAGAGCCCGGATGACCTTGCTGAGTGCCGAGCCGATCAGGTCGTCGGCGTCGATCGCGGCCGGCTGCCCGTCGAGCACGGCCATGACCAAGCCGAGCGCCTGCTCCTGGGTGAAGACGACCGGCGGTAGCCGGGTGCCGCGGCCCAGCCGGTAGCCGCCGTACGGCCCGCGGATCGATTCGACCGTGATGCCGGCCTCGCGAAGGATCCCGACGTAGCGGCGCGCGGCCCGCTCTGTCACGCCCAGGAGGGAGGCGAGCTGGTCGGCAGTAACGCCGGGACGTGCCTGCAGGATCTCGAGCGCGCGCAGGGCCCGGGCGGTGGGGCTCGGACCGGTTCGCACAGCGGAGAGAGTAGCGGAAGTAGAACGTCCGGAATCGCCTCTAGGTTGATTCCATGACTGCAGAACAGATCGTGCTCGTGGGTGGCCTGTGGCTCGACGGGTCGGTGTGGACCAGCATCGCATGCGAGCTCGAAGAGAGGGGCCGCCTTGCGGTGCCGGTGGCCCTACCGGGGCAGGGCGACGGGAACATGGCGGCGACGCTGGCCGATCAACTGACCGCGGTGCTCGCCGCCGTGGACGCGGGTCCCGGCAGGTCGGTGGTGGTGGGGCACTCCGCAGCCTGCACCCTGGCCTGGATGGCGGCCGACGCGCGGCCCGGGCGCGTGGCCAAGGTCGTGCTGATCGGCGGGTTTCCCTCAGGCGACGGGCAGCCGTACGCCGACTTCTTCGAGATCAGCGACGGTGTCATGCCGTTCCCAGGCTGGAGACCGTTCAACGGGGCGGACGCGGCCGACCTGGACGAGCAGGCCCGGCAGGCCTTCGCGGCGGCGGCGATCCCGGTTCCCGAGGGCGTGGCCAGGGGCGTCGTACGGCTGACAGACGAGCGGCGATTCGACGTTCCGGTCGTGGTGGTGTGCCCGGAGTTCACACCTGCCGAGGCGCAGGAGTGGATCGCCGCGGGAGACGTACCCGAGCTGGGCCGGGCCAAGCACATCGGCCTGGTCGACATCGACTCCGGACATTGGCCGATGATGACGCGGCCCACAGAGCTGGCGCGGATCCTCGCCGCGGTCTAGCGGGATACGGGACCGTATGTGCGGCGTCGTGGTCTGCTGCCGGCTCTATAGAGCGTGGACTCTGCTAAAACGCGGCATCCGAATCTGCCGCTGACCGTGCACCGGTCAGCGTCCGCTCCTGCCGATCACCGGATGCAGGGGATTCAACCGGACGGAAGTGCCGAGCAGCGATGGATCTACGGGCCGCTCGGCGATGCGGTTGTCCGTGCTTCGTCGCGACGAGGCAGCCGGTCAGGCTCAGGCAGGGAACGAAGCAATGCCGGCAGGGCGCCAAACACGAGGGGAAGGCCACCCAGCTCGCTGATCCTGACCCATGCGATGTCGTCATGCTCCTCAGGTGCACGGTTGGTGGGAGAGCCGACCCAGTCTCTGATTTGCCAGACGCCCACGTGGACGGCGTCCTCGCCACTGCCGGCATGCAGGTCGCCCAACCGTGACGAGGACTCCGTCACAATGTGAACCCCTAGCTCCTCGTGCATCTCACGCGCGAGGGCCTGTAGTTCAGACTCACCCGCTTCGACGTGCCCCCGGGCAGATCCCAGAGATCCGGGTATGCCCGGCGGGTCGGGCTGCGGTGTACCAGCAGGACCGCGCCGTTCTCCACGAGTGCGCCGCAGACGACGACATGCATGACGGGATTAGAGCATAGGAGTAGGACAAGCCCGCTCCAGCCAGAGGGCACGCGCAGACATCCGGCTCTGCCACGCGGCGTGTGCGCTGGCCGTCGGGGCAGCGCCCGGCTGGCTGCTGCCTCCGGCGTAGCGACTCTCGGCGGTGTGCCAGCTGGGGCATTCGCCATGGTCACTGACGACGGGGCACCAGAGTTCGGGATGGGACGGAGGTTCAACCTGCCGGTGTCCTGACCTGGCTGTGAGTCGCACAGTCGGTCCCGACCCGGCAGCCCTCTTCGAGCACAACGGCACCGTAGAGGGCTGTGAAGACGCGGTCCCGCAGGATCTCGTACTGCTGGCGGCATCGCCGAGGTGGGCCCGGCGGGCGTTGCTGGACTTGACCGCCGACAACGACTTCCGGTGGCTGGAACTGGTCAGCTGTCAGGTCGACCTCGCGGCCGTCGGCCAATCGATTCCAGTAGTGGTAGCCGACCTTGACGTCTCCGGCGAGGACCTCGCCGAGGATCAGCTCTCCGCCGAGCAGGTCCTGAATGATCAAGGCAGTCACCCCGCATTGGCCACGGGCTGCGTTGCTGGCGTGCCAATCCTGCACATCGTGCGGGTCGCAGGTATCCGCTCCCCAGCCGTCGCGCAGTACCGGCCGCAGCATCTCCAGGTCAATCGCGAGAGGGACTGATCGTTGGTCGCGCTTTTCATACGTCACCCAGGAAGGGTCAGCCCTCCACCGGGTCGAGAGTCAAGAAATACCCCGCCTCGGGTCCTGGCCGGCCGAACGGCGCCACTAGCGGGCGCGCTCATCTGCCGCCGACCGCGGTGCGATACCCCGAGCACACACTCATTTGCCGCCGACAGGGCGTTGAGGTACGCGTCATGTGAGCGGCTGTGTCCGGTGCACGGTCGTGCCGATGACAGAGTGGTACCCGTGGGCAGTGCGACCGAGGTTGAGATTCGCTGGGTTGAGTCGACCTGGCAGCGTCGGATCACCAGGGTGCGGCGTCTCACGGGTGGTTGGACGTCCACCATGCTGGGCCTGACCGGACACGACGGTGAACAGGCTGTACTCCGGCTGGTGACGAAGGAGCCGTGGCGTCGACACGCTGCCGGACTGCTTTCCAGAGAGGCGGCTGTCCAGCGGCAACTGCAACGGTCATCGATCCCGGTGCCTCGAAGTATCGCCCTGGATCTGTCCGGGGAGACCGCCGGGGCACCGGCACACCTCATGTCCTGGCTGCCCGGGCGGCTTTGCTTGACCTCTGCCGCGGACGGCATCCTGGAGGCAATGGCGCAGGTTCTCGTTAGCATCCATCAATTCGCTCCTGGGCAGGACAGGCCACGGCAGTACCAGTCGTGGGCTGCGCCGGGCAAACGAGTCATGCCACCGTGGGCGCAGCGGCGACAGCTATGGCATCAGGCGTTCGAGCTGCTGGAACAACCCGTGCCGGCCTATGCCGGTACGTTTCTGCACCGAGACTTTCATCCGGGAAATCTACTGTGGTCGCACGGGCGTATCAGCGGCGTAGTGGACTGGGTCGAGACATCGTGGGGACCGGCGACCCTGGACGTCGCACACGCCGCGACCTATCTGGCCATGTTGCACGGCATTGAGGCTGGGGCCAGATTCACGAACGCGTACCGTCGCCGGGTCGATGGCCGGCACGACGAGGACGAGTTCCGGTACTGGAACGTCATGGACATTGTCGGCTACCTGCCGGACCCAGCGAAAGTCGTCCAGCCATGGCGCGACTCCGGACTGGACATCAGTGACGACCTCGCTCGCAGCCGACTCGAACAGCGGCTTGAGCACGTTCTACGAGCTCACTGACGACCCAACTGAATCCTGCTCGGTGCCTGAACCCGCCCGCCCACCAAGGCTGCGACGCTGACGTGACGCCGACGAACGGGTCTGAGGTGAGTGCGCGGATTTGCCGCAAAGCGCGCGGCACCGAAGGTGACGTCAGCGCCCGATCACTGGTGTCCGAACAGCGACAACACTCGGGTCGTGCTGCTGAGCGCGGAGGCCTTCGCCGCCCGGCAACCAGGCGACGGCCTGCTGGAGATGGAACCAGCCACCTGATCGTCGAGGTCTCGGACTACTAGCTGTTGCGGGGCAGGGGGTTGTTGACGGATCGATCGCGACCAGCCGCAGGCCCCTCGGGCGCCCTGATGCTCGGATCGTCTTCTCCGAAAGCGCGTTGGGTGAGGATCCGTAGTGCGTCTGCCGAGGAGGCATCGTTTGGGGTGTAGATCTCGAGGCGGTGATCGGGGCTGTCGGGCTGTAGCCAGACTTGGTAGGCGATGCTCGCCGCACCGACCGTGGGGTGTTGGAGATGCATGTCGCCGGTGGTGCAGTCGGCGACTTCACCGGTTGCCCACAGGGAGGCGAACTGGTCGCTGCGCATGGTGAGTTCACCGATGAGGTTCGCTAGGCGCGCGTCGGTCGGGAACCGTCCGGCGGTGAGACGCAAGTAGGCGACGTGGACCCGGGCGAGTTCGTCCCAATTGCGGTGCAGATCCCTGGTGAGAGCGTCGAGGAAGAA
This window harbors:
- a CDS encoding NUDIX domain-containing protein, encoding MRRTRGERRGPAGTPQPDPPGIPGSLGSARGHVEAGESELQALAREMHEELGVHIVTESSSRLGDLHAGSGEDAVHVGVWQIRDWVGSPTNRAPEEHDDIAWVRISELGGLPLVFGALPALLRSLPEPDRLPRRDEARTTASPSGP
- a CDS encoding TetR/AcrR family transcriptional regulator, whose protein sequence is MSAQHVDGRRLRYQHRRPELLDAVVNYVLAHGLANLAMRPLAEAVGVSHGALLHHFGTKEALLIEVTDVLRQRLADAAGLADSSGSLADLGSWWRRSMTADRLPVYRLLFEVYAQATREPERYERFLQQAMHDALGLVQRLVLAEGCPGEQAPMVASMIVAQARGLQLDLLATNDRERVDHAFSVFIGLIDRLRQSWTGEQPPTQPR
- a CDS encoding helix-turn-helix transcriptional regulator; the encoded protein is MRTGPSPTARALRALEILQARPGVTADQLASLLGVTERAARRYVGILREAGITVESIRGPYGGYRLGRGTRLPPVVFTQEQALGLVMAVLDGQPAAIDADDLIGSALSKVIRALPDSVGRQAAALRAYASATPDRHSARPDAATTSALVAAVADRRRVLVTYRGKSGEEWDAEVDPWAVVVRYGRWYLLCHSYRADAIRTYRIDRVRAVRHLPHGFTPPDDLDPVAALEENLGAGWKYRTRVRFHASWEKVAPWIRPPMGRLEPDGDRCVLVGSTRNPAMYAQEWLAVVPFDFSVEEGPELHAAVATVAARFSAALSPSPPETRPGD
- a CDS encoding VOC family protein, which codes for MTPEITRLHHIGHVVRDMTAALKLYRRLGFALPTPSYPAIVPQDGGTLEPFGAANTHADFPQDFVELVTVVNVDGVGSRVPADARLVPLNAPPSVLPSLMERINATSANLSDCLDRYEGLHILMLSSSDIEATAARLTNSGIKHGGVNTVRRPVGPRVETVRYLEIDGVQPGVEAEGRIGVAADLDPGIQSSRAADHPNGAFGLVDATLGIADSGLDAVRTRYEAYLDRTPRANGRGYVFDLGAATLTLVQASRLAEALPGQQPPALPALVAYTVEVRDLAATKDLLQTNKVPLCRAASGELFVPATAAIGTVIAFR
- a CDS encoding alpha/beta fold hydrolase, with protein sequence MTAEQIVLVGGLWLDGSVWTSIACELEERGRLAVPVALPGQGDGNMAATLADQLTAVLAAVDAGPGRSVVVGHSAACTLAWMAADARPGRVAKVVLIGGFPSGDGQPYADFFEISDGVMPFPGWRPFNGADAADLDEQARQAFAAAAIPVPEGVARGVVRLTDERRFDVPVVVVCPEFTPAEAQEWIAAGDVPELGRAKHIGLVDIDSGHWPMMTRPTELARILAAV
- a CDS encoding YunG family protein — its product is MTYEKRDQRSVPLAIDLEMLRPVLRDGWGADTCDPHDVQDWHASNAARGQCGVTALIIQDLLGGELILGEVLAGDVKVGYHYWNRLADGREVDLTADQFQPPEVVVGGQVQQRPPGPPRRCRQQYEILRDRVFTALYGAVVLEEGCRVGTDCATHSQVRTPAG
- a CDS encoding phosphotransferase family protein, coding for MRRLTGGWTSTMLGLTGHDGEQAVLRLVTKEPWRRHAAGLLSREAAVQRQLQRSSIPVPRSIALDLSGETAGAPAHLMSWLPGRLCLTSAADGILEAMAQVLVSIHQFAPGQDRPRQYQSWAAPGKRVMPPWAQRRQLWHQAFELLEQPVPAYAGTFLHRDFHPGNLLWSHGRISGVVDWVETSWGPATLDVAHAATYLAMLHGIEAGARFTNAYRRRVDGRHDEDEFRYWNVMDIVGYLPDPAKVVQPWRDSGLDISDDLARSRLEQRLEHVLRAH